ACGACGGCGAGCCCGAGGCCCATGCCGGGCGCGGCGCGGGCCGCGTCCGGCGCCCGGAAATACGGCTCGAAGATCCGGCTCAGGGCTTCGGCGGCGATGCCCGGTCCCTCGTCGGCGATCGTGGTGGCCACGCTGCCGGCGGACCACTCCGCGGAGAGCATCACCCGGCTGCCCGGCGGCGAGTACTTGATCGCGTTCGCCAGCAGATTCTTCACGATCCGATCTAGCGCATCGGGATCGGCCAGCACCCCCAGGCGCTCGTCGCACGCCAGAAGGATGGACGGACTCGACCCGCCCCGGCGGAACACCTCCGCCGCCGACTCGAGCGCGGGCTTCACTGCCACGGGAACCGGGTGGACTCGCAGGCCCATGCCGTGCTCGATGCGCGAAAGGTCCAGCAGGTCGTCCACGATACGGCCCAGGCGCCCGGTCTCGCCCTGGATGATGGCGGCCAGCCGCGCCGCCTCCTCCCCGGCCACGCGACGAGTGGCCAGCAGCTCGCTGAACCCGAGCAGCGCGGTCAGCGGCGTGCGCAGCTCGTGCGACACCGTCGCCACGAAGGTCGACTTCGCGCGATCCAGGGTTTCCAGGCGCTGCGTCGCCGCGGCCACCTTGTCGGCGAGCTCGGCGTTGAAGCGACGGCGGGCGGCCGCCAGGCGCGCATTCTCCAGGGCCAGACCGAGGTAGGCGCCCAGATCGACCAGCGACACTCGCTCGTTCGCGCTCAGCTCACCCACCCGCTCCAGACCGAGGACACCGATGGCCTGGCCCCGGGCCAGCAGCGGCACGGCGAGGACGCGACGCGCTCGAGGCTCGGTGCCCGTGTCGGACACGAACACCGGCGCTCCCGAGTCGAGCGCCCGGGCGACGACGGAGCCGGGCGCCACACGCTGACCGCCGGCCACGATGAGCTCGTCGCCATCGCGGGCGACGAGCACGAGGGCTGCCGCCCCGCAGCGCTCGACCAGCAGCGCGCGCAGGCGGTCCAGCAGCTCGGGCAGCGCCCGCGCCTCGGCCACCACGACCTGGATGGCCAGGAGCGTCTCGTACCGGGCCCGCTGCCGCCGGGCCGTGCCGGCCAGCGCGCCGACCAGCGGCGCGATGCCCAGCAGCGTGACGTAGCCGATCAGCTCCTCGATCGCCGCCGCCGTGATGCCGCCCTCCTCGAGATGGGCGAACAGGCGGGGGGCCTGCGCCATGACGGCGACGCCGGCGCTCAGCGTGCCCCCGACGAGCCCGGAGCGTACGGCGGCGGCGAGCACCGGAAGCACGAAGAGATGTCGCAGAGGCGAGGCCGGGCCCGGGTCGAGCGCCGGCAGCAGAGCGCCCAGACCGGCCAGGCCGACGGCGATCAGCGTCCAGGCGCCCAGCATCAGCGGGTGCGCGGGGATCGGCGGTCACTGAGCCGTCCGCACATCACGTACCCAACAGGCGATACGCGGCGAAGAACGCCAGGGCGCTTGCCAGGCCCGGCAGCAGGCTGCCCGACCACCAGAACAGCCAGGAGTTGATGGCGCTCAACAGGGTCAGGTAGATCGTCGCGCCGGCGAGCACCTCCACCGCCGACGGCAGCCGCGGATCAGGCAGAAAGCGGGCCAGGTACGCGAGCGTCGCGACGGCCGCGCCGGTCGCGAAGGAGACCCGGCGTTGAAGGCCGTCGAACACCACGCCGCGGACGAACAGCTCGGCCGACGGGATGTTCAGCCCGACGTCGTACGCGAGGGCCAGGAGCCAGGCGGCCACCCCGTCGTCGCGCAGGCGGTAGCCGAGCGTGAACGTTGCGGAGAGCAGGACGTGGCTGCCCAGCACGACACCAGCGAGGCTGCCGACGAGAAGGGCGATCATCGATGTCGGCCGGCCCCCCAGCGGAGCGAGTTGCCCTCGCACCCCCAACCAGGAAAGCCAGGCGAGCACCGCGAGGTACGCCAGGGACCCGTGGGCCTGGATTCGGGAGGCGACGGCGCCGACCGCGATCAGGGCCAGCGTGATGATCGCCGGCGTCGTGACGGTCCAGGCTCTGCTGGCGCCGGCCGCCGCACCGAGCGCCGCCGTCAGCAACGCCCCGTGCAGCGCGGCGACGAGGACCGCGCGGACATCGCCGGCCGGCAGATACCCGCCGCCCGCGAGCACGAGCGCGAGCGCGACGGTGCCGACGAGAATCAGGGCCGGCACCCTGGCCACGACGGGGACGTCCGTCGGAGCGGCCGGGACGTCGTGCTCAAGCGCCCACATCGACGGGGTGCAGCCGGAGGAGCGCCGCCACCACGCCGGCGTCCAGCGTGGCCCCGGCCTCGGCGGCGAGGCGGGCGCGCGCCTCTGGAACCGTCAGCGCCCGGCGATATGGTCGATCCGAGGTCAGCGCGTCGAACACGTCGGCGACCGCGACGATGCGGGCGCCGAGCGGGATGGTTTCGCCGGCGAGCCCGTCGGGGTAGCCGCTGCCGTCCCAGCGCTCGTGATGATGACGGATGATCAGGGCGCCGGCGGCCAGAAAGTCGAAGGGCGCCACGATCTGCGCTCCCACGACCGGATGGCGCCGCATCGCGTGCCACTCGAGCTCGGTGAGCGGCCCGCGCTTGGTGAGGACGGCCTCGGGCACGCCGATCTTGCCGATGTCGTGCAGCAGCCCGGCCTGGGCGATGGATTCCGCGTCGGCCGCGGCCAGCCCGAGCGCCGCCCCCAGGGCGCGACTCCAGGCGCCGACCCGGTCCGAGTGGCCCCGGGTGTAGGCGTCCTTGGCCTCCAGCGCGTTGGCCAGCCCCAGCAGGGATTGGGCGACAGCGCGCTGCATCCGCTGGTAGAGCTGCCGAACGTCCTCAGCGTAGCGCAGCGTCTGGGCATACGCGGCGTTGAGCCGCCGGTAGGCCAGGCTGAGGTCGCCGTCCTCGGGCGTCGCTACTTTCGTGCCCACAAGGTCACGCCGGGGATCAGCGTTTCGACGAGGGAGAGCAGTCGAACCGGCGAGAACGGCTTGGTCAGGTACTCGTCGGCGCCGGCGGCCAGCCCCGCCCTCACGTCGTCTCTCTGCGCGGCGGCCGTCAGCATGACGATGCGCGCACCGGAGAGGCTCGGATCACGGCGCAGGCGGCGGCAGACCTCCAGCCCGCTCAGGTCGGGGAGGTGGACGTCGAGCAGGACGACCTGGGGACGGACGGCCGCAGCCAGCTCCAGCGCCTCGGTGCCTGACGTCGCCGCGACGACGTCCAGGCGGTCGTCCTCCAGGGTGACCCGCACCAGCTCCACGATGTTCGGCTCGTCGTCGACGATGAGCACCGTCGCCATGCCGCGCTGCCGGTGCCAGAAGCGTGCCCGGCGACGCTACCGCATGGCGCGGCTTTAGGTGCAGCCCGCGCCGAGGTCTGCTCGCGCGGTTGGGCAGGGTGCCCCGAGCACAGGGCAACGCGATCGGCGGGACGTGTCTACTGCGATCGACCGGCGACTTGCAGGCGGCTGAGCGCGCGAGCCAGCGCAGCCTGGGCTCGCGCGTAGTCGATCTCGTCCGTGCCCCGGCCGGCCAGGCGCTGCTCGGCGCGCTGCCGGGCGCGCTCGGCCCGGTCACGGTCGATCTCGTCGGGGCGCTCGGCGGTGTCGGCCAGCACGATGACCTTGTCGTTGCGCACTTCGCAGAACCCGTCGGCCACCGCCAGGTGGAACTCTTCCCGCCCCGTTCGGTACGTCAGCTCTCCGACGCCGAGCGTGGTGAGAAACGGCGCGTGGCCGGGCAGGACCCCGAAGTACCCCTCGACGCCGGGGGCCACGACCTCGTCGACCTGCTCCGAGACGACAAGCCGCGTGGGCGTGGCGATCTCGAGCGTGAGCCGGTCGGCCACTCAGGCCGCCTCGCGCAGCCGCTTGGCCTTGTCCATGGCTTCGCCGATGTCGCCGACCATGTAGAAGGCCTGCTCGGGCAGGTCGTCGTGCTTGCCCTCCACGACCTCCTTGAAGGACTTCACCGTGTCGGCCAGCTTGACGTAGCGGCCCGGCTGGCCGGTGAAAGCCTCGGCCACGGAGAAGGGCTGGGAGAGGAAGCGCTGGATCTTGCGAGCCCGGCC
Above is a window of Candidatus Methylomirabilota bacterium DNA encoding:
- a CDS encoding CPBP family glutamic-type intramembrane protease, with the protein product MWALEHDVPAAPTDVPVVARVPALILVGTVALALVLAGGGYLPAGDVRAVLVAALHGALLTAALGAAAGASRAWTVTTPAIITLALIAVGAVASRIQAHGSLAYLAVLAWLSWLGVRGQLAPLGGRPTSMIALLVGSLAGVVLGSHVLLSATFTLGYRLRDDGVAAWLLALAYDVGLNIPSAELFVRGVVFDGLQRRVSFATGAAVATLAYLARFLPDPRLPSAVEVLAGATIYLTLLSAINSWLFWWSGSLLPGLASALAFFAAYRLLGT
- a CDS encoding F0F1 ATP synthase subunit epsilon, which codes for MADRLTLEIATPTRLVVSEQVDEVVAPGVEGYFGVLPGHAPFLTTLGVGELTYRTGREEFHLAVADGFCEVRNDKVIVLADTAERPDEIDRDRAERARQRAEQRLAGRGTDEIDYARAQAALARALSRLQVAGRSQ
- a CDS encoding response regulator is translated as MATVLIVDDEPNIVELVRVTLEDDRLDVVAATSGTEALELAAAVRPQVVLLDVHLPDLSGLEVCRRLRRDPSLSGARIVMLTAAAQRDDVRAGLAAGADEYLTKPFSPVRLLSLVETLIPGVTLWARK
- a CDS encoding HD-GYP domain-containing protein; amino-acid sequence: MGTKVATPEDGDLSLAYRRLNAAYAQTLRYAEDVRQLYQRMQRAVAQSLLGLANALEAKDAYTRGHSDRVGAWSRALGAALGLAAADAESIAQAGLLHDIGKIGVPEAVLTKRGPLTELEWHAMRRHPVVGAQIVAPFDFLAAGALIIRHHHERWDGSGYPDGLAGETIPLGARIVAVADVFDALTSDRPYRRALTVPEARARLAAEAGATLDAGVVAALLRLHPVDVGA
- a CDS encoding ATP-binding protein, giving the protein MLGAWTLIAVGLAGLGALLPALDPGPASPLRHLFVLPVLAAAVRSGLVGGTLSAGVAVMAQAPRLFAHLEEGGITAAAIEELIGYVTLLGIAPLVGALAGTARRQRARYETLLAIQVVVAEARALPELLDRLRALLVERCGAAALVLVARDGDELIVAGGQRVAPGSVVARALDSGAPVFVSDTGTEPRARRVLAVPLLARGQAIGVLGLERVGELSANERVSLVDLGAYLGLALENARLAAARRRFNAELADKVAAATQRLETLDRAKSTFVATVSHELRTPLTALLGFSELLATRRVAGEEAARLAAIIQGETGRLGRIVDDLLDLSRIEHGMGLRVHPVPVAVKPALESAAEVFRRGGSSPSILLACDERLGVLADPDALDRIVKNLLANAIKYSPPGSRVMLSAEWSAGSVATTIADEGPGIAAEALSRIFEPYFRAPDAARAAPGMGLGLAVVKALVEAQGGSIAVASAPGRGTRVTFSLPPASLTLRSDDATLCQSCRGAKRLPSE